Proteins from a genomic interval of Azotosporobacter soli:
- a CDS encoding patatin family protein, protein MLEKTGIVLEGGGMRGVYTAGVHEYLLEQEIYYPYVVGVSAGASNSCNYVARQKGRGRRVNLDYLNDWRYMGLRSLVVNGSYFGLDFLFNDIPNRIDPFDFETFYRTPGVFRIGATNCRTGRTDYFDKEQLASGLLHIKASCSLPLLSPIVMINETPYLDGGIANPIPVCKALADGCEHVVVVLTQPPGYRKESISRKAKMIYRTVFRKYPALVRALENRHTHYNETVLFVEELERQGKATIIRPDGSLKLQRFEKNIELLGALFEQGYQDAALKLGKRVKAN, encoded by the coding sequence ATGTTGGAGAAAACAGGAATTGTATTGGAAGGCGGCGGCATGCGCGGCGTATATACGGCGGGCGTGCACGAATATTTGCTCGAACAGGAAATCTATTACCCGTATGTGGTTGGCGTATCGGCGGGAGCCAGCAATTCTTGCAATTATGTGGCGCGGCAGAAAGGCAGAGGGCGGCGCGTCAATCTTGACTACTTGAACGACTGGCGCTATATGGGATTGCGCAGTCTGGTCGTTAACGGTTCTTATTTCGGTCTTGATTTTTTGTTCAACGATATTCCGAATCGCATCGATCCGTTCGATTTTGAGACTTTTTATCGTACGCCTGGCGTATTTCGGATCGGAGCGACCAATTGCCGTACGGGACGAACCGATTATTTCGACAAGGAGCAACTGGCGTCAGGCTTGTTGCACATCAAGGCTTCCTGCTCGTTGCCGCTCTTATCGCCCATCGTTATGATTAACGAAACTCCATATCTCGATGGCGGCATCGCCAACCCGATTCCGGTGTGCAAAGCGCTGGCGGACGGCTGTGAACATGTCGTCGTCGTGCTCACGCAGCCGCCGGGTTATCGGAAAGAATCGATCTCGCGCAAAGCGAAAATGATTTACCGCACGGTGTTTAGAAAATATCCTGCTCTGGTACGGGCATTGGAAAACCGACACACGCATTATAATGAAACCGTTCTATTCGTCGAAGAGTTGGAACGGCAGGGCAAAGCCACGATCATTCGTCCAGACGGCAGCCTTAAACTGCAGCGCTTTGAAAAAAATATCGAGCTGCTCGGAGCATTGTTTGAACAAGGATATCAGGATGCTGCGCTTAAACTGGGCAAGAGAGTAAAGGCAAATTAG
- a CDS encoding cobalamin B12-binding domain-containing protein — protein MPDVFLHQFSVEQMQQIGVITDALLALDRIKVQEFVMERCQTAGIMNALDVLIVPALVSIGKAWEEGNVSLSQVYMSSRICEDVIHKFLPQASESEQSGPKLGIAVLADHHMLGKRIVTTVLKASGFNVIDYGQVAEGNSLARLAKKDRLDILFISTLMLHAVQEVKKVRLQRDCTEGAFKIVVGGAPYLMDHALWREVGADAMAHSAAETIILIQKLKQEAAI, from the coding sequence ATGCCCGATGTGTTTTTGCATCAGTTTTCCGTAGAGCAGATGCAGCAAATAGGGGTTATAACGGACGCCCTGCTGGCGCTGGATCGGATAAAAGTGCAGGAATTTGTAATGGAGAGGTGCCAGACAGCCGGAATCATGAATGCACTGGATGTTTTGATTGTTCCCGCATTGGTCTCTATCGGTAAGGCGTGGGAAGAGGGGAATGTGTCACTATCGCAGGTATATATGAGCAGTCGAATCTGCGAAGATGTCATTCATAAATTTTTACCGCAGGCTTCTGAATCCGAACAGTCTGGCCCGAAACTCGGTATTGCCGTGCTTGCCGACCATCATATGCTCGGCAAGCGAATTGTGACAACTGTGCTGAAGGCCAGCGGTTTTAACGTAATTGACTATGGGCAGGTAGCAGAGGGCAATAGTCTGGCAAGGTTGGCAAAGAAGGATAGACTGGACATTCTATTTATTTCGACACTAATGCTGCATGCGGTGCAGGAAGTAAAAAAGGTGCGATTGCAACGTGATTGCACAGAAGGGGCTTTTAAAATTGTTGTCGGCGGGGCGCCGTATTTAATGGATCATGCATTGTGGCGCGAAGTCGGCGCTGATGCCATGGCGCATTCTGCGGCTGAGACGATCATCCTGATTCAAAAATTAAAACAGGAGGCGGCAATATGA
- a CDS encoding uroporphyrinogen decarboxylase family protein, whose product MMKAALTSSERLAMIMSHREADRIPFILPLTMHCANELGLTLRDYFSRADYVAEGQLRALAKYRHDGVIAAYYASLELEAWGGETIFYDAFPPNAGAPIINKAEEILKLRCPELKTASMLQRCLETIRILKTKVGESVPVLGSVISPFSLPIIQMGFEHYLDLLYERRDLWERLMDVNAQFCIAWANAQLAAGASAISYADPLASTDLIPAELFRQTGFGVAQKVIAKIKGPVATTLASARSFGSVDDIVKTGAVALSVSALEDLRALKKVCRGRITMIGNLNGIEMRNWTNASAEEKVKEAIAHGARGGGFVLADHHGEIPAAVTEDILMAISEAVYRWGKYPLTWCNDDEE is encoded by the coding sequence ATGATGAAAGCGGCGCTGACTTCGAGCGAACGACTGGCGATGATTATGTCGCACCGAGAAGCGGATCGCATACCATTTATCTTGCCGCTAACCATGCATTGTGCAAACGAGCTTGGTTTGACGCTGCGTGATTATTTCTCCCGTGCGGACTATGTGGCTGAAGGACAACTGCGAGCATTGGCAAAGTATCGTCATGACGGCGTCATCGCGGCGTATTACGCTTCGCTGGAGTTGGAAGCTTGGGGCGGTGAAACCATCTTTTACGATGCATTTCCGCCTAATGCCGGTGCACCGATTATCAACAAAGCGGAGGAGATTCTGAAATTGCGTTGTCCTGAGCTAAAAACAGCGTCAATGCTACAGCGCTGTTTGGAAACAATTCGTATTCTCAAAACGAAAGTCGGCGAGAGCGTACCTGTTCTTGGTTCCGTCATTTCTCCTTTTTCACTGCCAATCATTCAGATGGGCTTTGAACATTATCTCGATCTTTTGTATGAACGACGCGATTTATGGGAACGATTGATGGACGTCAATGCGCAATTTTGCATTGCTTGGGCTAATGCACAATTGGCGGCGGGAGCGTCGGCGATTTCGTATGCCGATCCGCTTGCTTCCACCGACCTGATTCCGGCGGAACTCTTTCGGCAAACCGGTTTTGGCGTAGCGCAAAAGGTTATTGCCAAGATAAAAGGGCCTGTGGCGACGACACTTGCATCCGCGCGAAGTTTTGGCAGCGTGGACGACATTGTTAAAACAGGGGCTGTTGCGCTAAGCGTCAGCGCCTTGGAGGATTTACGTGCGCTTAAGAAAGTCTGTCGAGGACGCATAACAATGATTGGAAATTTGAACGGCATTGAGATGCGCAATTGGACGAATGCTAGTGCAGAGGAGAAAGTGAAAGAGGCGATTGCGCACGGTGCGCGCGGCGGCGGTTTTGTCTTAGCGGATCATCATGGCGAAATTCCGGCTGCGGTGACGGAAGATATTCTCATGGCAATTTCCGAGGCTGTTTATCGCTGGGGAAAGTATCCTCTGACTTGGTGCAACGATGATGAGGAATAA
- a CDS encoding ATP-binding protein, with protein MMRNKKARHCLLVCKNFEKEIVAAVKLEGLTDIDVIPFPVFCQLAFGKRCWPDDFLAKLSREYERIEVIGGGCLRAITRAKEETTMKNIVFHEQGQCFYPLIGKTLTDHYLQQGAYLLSSGWLDHWQTHLQQLGFDGSGIREFFAESCTKLVLIDTAVSVKSGEKLRQMAEWIDRPFEIIPIGLDFIRLFVSRIVTARFSEESLTYRREERGKLEQQAADYAMALDVVGTWTQLSEEAVVVENIMRLFHQLFGAATIRFLLLNDADTLIYTLNSDETIVTKIVPHLLEIPAEYEWINGDDGFRMRIGEKENTIGSIELGQFDFPQYRQYYFNLALNLGKVCSMAIAIARAYKKNRDLNEALQNSVFQLEEQSQELFLANQNLAVVNGDLESFSYSVSHDLCAPLRNMDVFTQILLERYAPKLDEKGAYYLLRVQACSQKMGVLIRDMLTLSRVGRTALNLREVNLSEIVEALLRELQESEPERSISLCVQEGLFVKGDPALLRIMLQNLLGNAWKFSAKNPNAMIAFGQTEINGKLAFFIRDNGAGFDMTLADKLFAPFQRLHAAADYPGTGIGLATALRVIRRHGGEIWAVAALEEGATFYFHLGAN; from the coding sequence ATGATGAGGAATAAAAAAGCGCGACATTGCCTCTTGGTCTGCAAGAATTTTGAAAAAGAAATTGTTGCGGCCGTCAAGTTGGAAGGGTTGACAGACATAGACGTAATTCCATTTCCTGTGTTCTGTCAATTGGCGTTCGGCAAACGCTGCTGGCCGGATGATTTTTTGGCGAAATTGTCCCGCGAATATGAGCGGATCGAAGTCATTGGCGGGGGATGCCTTAGGGCAATTACAAGAGCAAAAGAAGAAACGACGATGAAGAATATCGTGTTTCATGAACAAGGGCAGTGTTTTTATCCATTGATCGGCAAGACTCTTACCGATCATTATTTACAACAAGGAGCCTATTTATTAAGTTCCGGCTGGCTCGATCATTGGCAAACGCATTTGCAGCAACTGGGCTTTGACGGCAGTGGTATCCGTGAATTTTTTGCCGAATCTTGTACGAAGTTGGTGTTGATTGATACGGCTGTCAGTGTGAAAAGCGGCGAAAAACTGAGGCAAATGGCAGAATGGATTGATCGGCCATTTGAGATAATCCCGATTGGACTCGACTTTATTCGTTTATTTGTCAGTCGGATTGTAACTGCGAGATTCAGTGAAGAATCCCTAACATATAGGCGGGAGGAAAGAGGGAAATTAGAACAGCAAGCTGCCGATTATGCAATGGCGCTTGACGTCGTGGGAACATGGACGCAATTAAGCGAGGAAGCGGTAGTCGTCGAAAACATCATGCGCCTGTTTCATCAGTTGTTCGGCGCTGCGACAATTCGTTTCTTGCTGTTGAATGATGCCGATACCTTGATTTACACGTTGAACAGCGACGAGACGATTGTGACGAAGATAGTGCCGCATTTGCTTGAAATTCCGGCTGAATATGAGTGGATTAATGGCGATGACGGCTTTCGTATGCGCATTGGCGAGAAGGAAAATACGATAGGAAGTATTGAATTGGGGCAGTTTGATTTTCCGCAGTATCGTCAATATTATTTCAATCTTGCCTTGAATTTGGGCAAAGTGTGCTCTATGGCCATCGCGATTGCTAGGGCGTACAAAAAGAACAGAGATCTCAATGAAGCATTGCAAAATAGTGTTTTTCAGTTGGAAGAGCAGTCGCAAGAATTGTTTTTGGCGAATCAAAATCTAGCCGTCGTGAATGGAGACTTGGAGTCGTTCAGCTACTCGGTTTCGCATGATTTGTGCGCGCCGCTTAGAAACATGGACGTTTTTACGCAGATTCTTCTGGAGCGTTATGCGCCCAAGTTGGATGAAAAAGGCGCCTATTATCTGCTGCGCGTACAAGCTTGCTCGCAAAAAATGGGCGTGCTTATTCGTGACATGTTGACCTTGTCGCGCGTCGGGCGTACCGCGCTTAATCTGCGCGAAGTCAATCTCAGTGAAATCGTGGAAGCACTTTTGCGCGAGTTGCAGGAAAGCGAGCCAGAACGCAGCATCAGCTTGTGCGTCCAAGAAGGTCTCTTTGTTAAGGGCGATCCAGCGTTGCTTCGAATTATGCTGCAAAACTTGCTTGGCAACGCGTGGAAATTTAGCGCGAAGAATCCGAATGCCATGATTGCGTTTGGGCAGACGGAAATAAACGGAAAGCTTGCTTTCTTTATACGCGACAATGGAGCCGGCTTTGACATGACGCTGGCCGATAAACTTTTTGCGCCGTTTCAGCGTTTGCATGCGGCGGCGGATTATCCTGGAACGGGGATTGGATTAGCGACGGCATTGCGCGTCATTCGCCGCCATGGCGGCGAAATCTGGGCCGTAGCGGCGTTAGAAGAAGGAGCTACCTTTTACTTTCACCTGGGTGCAAATTAG
- a CDS encoding HD domain-containing phosphohydrolase, whose translation MLELKVMIIEDSEDDATVIMLELEKGGFSIKGRRIETALQMELALQEEKWDLILADYTVPGFGAIPALALLKSKGLDIPFIIVTGSIDDETAVAAMKAGASDYIMKDKLRRLAPAIERELREAATRYERVQAETEMELAATKLETVVEMLPDIFFVKDLNGRYQMVNSAFEKFVGLLRTEIINQTDYLLVEPSLAAEVQQTDRNTIESGLLRREERFICKNGASSYFDTIKVPLLSKSGEVVGIVGLSRDITEKKKIELELEKRLTQLQFAWEQTIKVLSDAVEAKDVYTSGHQKRVAALSGAIGEKLAMSGDALMGLKMASFIHDIGKLKIPGEILSKSGKLSTAEFELIKTHAEAGYEILRNAELPWNIAEIIYQHHERIDGSGYPRKLVDGEILLEAKIIAVADVVEAMSGHRPYRAALGIDKALDEIRQGKGKRYDHDVVAACLKLFEEKSFSFPTDESNS comes from the coding sequence ATGCTGGAGCTAAAAGTGATGATTATTGAAGACTCGGAAGATGACGCTACTGTAATCATGTTAGAATTGGAAAAAGGCGGTTTTTCCATAAAAGGAAGACGGATTGAGACGGCGCTACAAATGGAATTGGCGCTGCAGGAAGAAAAGTGGGATTTGATTTTGGCGGATTATACGGTGCCTGGATTTGGGGCGATTCCGGCGCTGGCCCTGCTAAAATCCAAAGGACTGGACATTCCATTTATCATTGTAACTGGATCGATTGATGACGAAACGGCGGTGGCCGCAATGAAAGCGGGCGCCAGCGACTACATCATGAAAGACAAATTACGCCGCCTGGCGCCGGCGATTGAACGCGAACTGCGTGAAGCGGCGACGCGGTATGAGCGGGTGCAGGCAGAAACGGAAATGGAACTGGCAGCGACTAAACTGGAGACGGTTGTTGAGATGCTGCCGGATATCTTTTTTGTTAAAGATTTGAATGGGCGTTATCAGATGGTGAATTCGGCATTCGAAAAATTTGTTGGCCTGCTTCGTACAGAAATCATTAATCAAACGGATTACCTATTGGTTGAGCCCTCATTAGCTGCTGAAGTCCAGCAAACCGATCGTAACACAATAGAGTCGGGATTGTTGAGGCGTGAAGAACGGTTTATCTGTAAGAATGGCGCAAGTTCTTACTTTGATACAATAAAAGTACCGCTCTTGTCTAAAAGCGGCGAAGTCGTAGGTATTGTCGGTCTCAGTCGCGATATTACGGAAAAAAAGAAAATCGAACTGGAATTGGAAAAGCGCTTAACGCAGCTGCAATTTGCCTGGGAGCAGACGATTAAGGTATTATCCGATGCTGTTGAGGCGAAAGACGTATATACCTCCGGACATCAAAAAAGAGTGGCTGCGCTATCTGGGGCGATCGGCGAAAAACTGGCAATGTCCGGCGATGCGTTGATGGGACTTAAGATGGCTTCGTTTATTCACGATATTGGCAAGCTGAAGATTCCGGGAGAAATACTGAGCAAAAGCGGCAAATTGTCGACGGCGGAGTTTGAGTTGATCAAAACCCATGCCGAAGCCGGTTATGAAATATTGCGAAATGCCGAGCTCCCATGGAATATCGCGGAGATCATCTACCAGCACCATGAACGAATCGATGGCTCCGGTTATCCGCGCAAACTAGTCGATGGAGAAATTCTTCTGGAAGCAAAGATCATTGCGGTTGCGGATGTCGTAGAAGCCATGTCAGGACACCGACCTTACCGTGCTGCACTCGGCATTGATAAAGCGCTGGATGAAATAAGACAGGGGAAGGGAAAACGTTATGACCATGATGTCGTGGCGGCTTGTCTGAAACTGTTTGAAGAAAAGTCGTTTTCTTTTCCCACAGATGAGTCGAATTCCTAA
- a CDS encoding hybrid sensor histidine kinase/response regulator, whose protein sequence is MRELRVLLVEDSEDDAAVILYELENAGYSVSQTRVDNAAALTAALSERKWDLVLSDYTLPGFNAIAALRILHASGLDLPFIIVTGTISEEIAVSAMKAGANDYVMKDRLQRLAPAIERELYEVKVRREAKKIQSYIEKVNTLSGIIEQSPILVLIIDRQGRVQYVNKCIASFSGQTSEEIIGYELNLEDLALYSETDCNALWAAVTSDQIWRGEIQNKRGDGQTYWALSSAVPLHGAEGEISGYVVTQQDITTLKEVELQLRANNEELASALQALKQTQESLLQQEKMAALGQLAAGVAHEINTPLGFVNSNFSVLQDYFTTFTEILRAYQQLFAKLKENYPAALLEECDDVERLCQRAHVNTLMEDIDDLFKESKDGFERILSIVKALRLFSRKDDAAFSDYDLNQGIENTLIMTRNETKYSIEVKTSLVPLPLIQAIANKINQVLLNLIVNAVHAVEESERSSGGCISITTWHDDSFVYCSIQDNGTGIPEQIRKAIFDPFFTTKPAGKGTGLGLSICNDIIVNLHKGIIDVDSVLGEGTTFTIQLPIDATDKEFS, encoded by the coding sequence ATGAGGGAGCTTCGCGTACTGCTTGTGGAAGATTCCGAAGACGATGCGGCCGTCATTCTCTACGAATTGGAAAATGCGGGCTACAGCGTCAGCCAGACGCGCGTTGACAATGCGGCTGCGTTAACGGCAGCGCTTTCTGAGCGGAAATGGGATTTGGTATTGTCCGATTATACGTTACCTGGTTTCAATGCCATTGCCGCGCTACGCATTTTGCATGCGTCCGGTCTCGATCTGCCGTTTATCATAGTGACCGGAACGATTAGCGAAGAAATTGCGGTAAGCGCGATGAAAGCAGGCGCAAATGACTATGTAATGAAAGATCGTTTACAACGTCTTGCACCTGCAATTGAAAGGGAATTGTATGAAGTAAAGGTGCGGCGTGAGGCGAAAAAAATTCAAAGTTATATTGAAAAAGTCAACACGCTGTCCGGCATTATTGAGCAGAGCCCGATTCTTGTCCTGATCATAGACAGGCAGGGGCGTGTACAGTATGTGAATAAATGCATCGCTTCTTTTAGCGGACAAACGTCGGAAGAAATTATCGGCTATGAGCTCAATTTAGAGGATTTAGCGTTATATTCCGAAACGGACTGCAATGCGCTTTGGGCGGCTGTCACCAGCGATCAGATTTGGCGGGGAGAAATTCAAAACAAGAGAGGAGACGGCCAAACGTATTGGGCCCTGTCTTCCGCAGTGCCGCTACATGGCGCAGAAGGCGAAATTTCCGGCTATGTTGTTACGCAACAAGATATAACCACGTTGAAAGAAGTGGAACTGCAATTGCGCGCAAACAATGAAGAACTGGCAAGTGCGTTGCAGGCTTTAAAGCAAACGCAGGAAAGTTTGCTTCAACAGGAAAAAATGGCGGCGCTCGGTCAGCTGGCCGCAGGCGTTGCTCATGAAATAAATACGCCGCTTGGCTTTGTTAACAGCAACTTTTCTGTGTTGCAGGATTACTTTACGACCTTTACCGAGATACTGCGAGCTTATCAACAATTATTTGCTAAACTGAAAGAAAACTATCCGGCGGCGTTGCTCGAAGAATGTGATGATGTCGAAAGGCTGTGTCAACGGGCGCATGTGAATACGCTTATGGAAGATATTGATGATCTTTTTAAGGAATCCAAAGATGGTTTTGAGCGGATTTTGAGCATCGTTAAGGCGTTGCGGCTCTTTTCCCGTAAAGACGATGCTGCTTTCAGCGACTATGATCTGAATCAGGGGATTGAAAACACTTTGATCATGACCAGAAATGAAACAAAATATTCGATCGAGGTAAAAACAAGTCTCGTACCGCTGCCGTTGATCCAGGCGATTGCCAATAAGATTAACCAAGTTTTATTAAATCTCATCGTAAATGCCGTGCATGCCGTTGAAGAGAGCGAGCGCTCCTCCGGCGGCTGCATCTCGATTACGACCTGGCATGACGACAGCTTTGTCTACTGTTCGATACAAGATAATGGTACCGGCATTCCCGAACAGATTCGCAAAGCTATTTTCGATCCGTTTTTCACCACAAAACCGGCGGGAAAAGGAACCGGTCTGGGGTTGAGTATTTGCAATGATATTATTGTAAACTTACACAAAGGTATAATCGATGTCGATTCTGTGCTTGGCGAAGGAACGACATTTACGATTCAATTGCCCATAGATGCCACAGATAAGGAGTTTTCTTAA
- a CDS encoding inorganic diphosphatase yields the protein MKKISLLLALSFCFLATAFAADAPKDNLASGLKFKDAYTIVSEKNLYTGVLPLNEGGTINAVIAIPAGTTPKWEVDERTGGLSIELRDGKPRVINYLGYPGNFGIVPRTVGNDKEVLAVLVLGDSVQRGAVVKAKIIGSIKLINTKNVETDKLIAVQEGSPLYQVNSLTELDKKFPGVTTIIETWFTNYNGIGKMKSNGFDDVGRAQEILANGILNFKR from the coding sequence ATGAAAAAAATCAGTTTGCTTTTAGCCCTGTCGTTCTGTTTTCTCGCAACGGCTTTTGCCGCCGACGCACCCAAGGACAATTTGGCGTCCGGTCTGAAATTCAAAGACGCGTATACCATCGTCAGTGAAAAAAACCTGTACACGGGAGTTTTACCGCTGAATGAAGGCGGCACGATCAATGCCGTGATCGCGATCCCAGCCGGAACGACGCCGAAGTGGGAAGTGGATGAGAGGACTGGCGGACTTAGCATTGAACTGCGCGACGGCAAACCGCGCGTGATCAATTATCTTGGCTATCCGGGAAACTTCGGCATCGTGCCTAGAACCGTCGGAAACGATAAAGAGGTTCTGGCTGTGCTGGTTCTCGGCGACTCGGTGCAACGCGGCGCTGTGGTTAAGGCTAAGATCATCGGCAGCATTAAGCTGATCAACACCAAGAACGTTGAAACAGACAAATTGATTGCCGTTCAGGAAGGTAGCCCCCTCTATCAGGTGAACAGCCTGACGGAACTTGATAAAAAATTTCCCGGCGTAACGACGATTATCGAAACGTGGTTCACGAACTACAACGGCATCGGTAAAATGAAATCGAACGGCTTTGATGACGTTGGCAGAGCGCAAGAAATTCTGGCAAACGGAATCTTAAATTTTAAAAGATAA
- a CDS encoding RNA polymerase sigma factor translates to MSEEDKKILDAYNAADSERALRLFADQYQSRLYSLAYRMLGNHDDAVDALQDILLQVHRSLKNFKGEASLYTWAYRLSTNVCLNFRKKRSLSQNQVEWNDALQSALLPLERPNEDPDKMCETKYNQFLIQQAILKLPDTQRIILVLHDLEGLSVPDAAKILAIPLSAAKARLQRGRAALRRVISSGFVVKGMEGVGVGVYSETENGKIM, encoded by the coding sequence ATGAGTGAAGAAGATAAAAAAATTCTTGATGCATATAATGCTGCCGACAGCGAGCGCGCTTTGCGCTTGTTTGCCGACCAATACCAATCCAGGCTCTATTCACTGGCTTACCGGATGCTGGGCAACCATGATGATGCGGTCGATGCACTGCAGGACATTTTGCTGCAGGTACATCGTTCGTTGAAAAATTTCAAAGGCGAGGCGTCGCTCTACACTTGGGCTTATCGCTTAAGCACCAATGTCTGCCTGAATTTTCGCAAGAAACGCAGCCTCAGCCAAAACCAGGTGGAATGGAATGACGCGCTTCAGTCGGCGCTGCTGCCGCTCGAACGACCGAATGAAGATCCTGACAAAATGTGCGAGACAAAATACAACCAATTTTTAATTCAGCAGGCCATTTTGAAATTGCCGGATACGCAGCGAATTATTTTAGTGCTGCATGATCTCGAAGGCCTTTCCGTGCCTGATGCCGCTAAAATTCTCGCTATTCCGCTCAGCGCCGCCAAAGCCAGGCTGCAGCGCGGCCGCGCCGCTTTGCGCCGGGTTATCAGCAGCGGTTTCGTAGTCAAAGGAATGGAAGGCGTCGGCGTCGGTGTCTACTCCGAAACGGAAAACGGAAAAATAATGTGA
- a CDS encoding glycosyltransferase family 4 protein: MKIAILSPIAWRTPPRHYGPWERVVSLLTEGLVQEGIDVTLYATGDSLTSATLRSVCETPYEENRKIDAKVWEALHIASIMEHATEFDLIHNHYDFLPLTYSGLIKTPLLTTIHGFSSTKIMPVYERYNKKTHYVSISDADRSPTLDYVRTVHHGIDLAEFDFQKERGDYLVYFGRIHKDKGTREAIEVAKRAKMKLVLAGIVQDHEYYETQVKPQLNEDIRYIGSVGPEQRNEVLGHACALLHPIHFAEPFGLSVVEAMACGTPVLAFKKGSMPEIIQNGVNGFLVDNVSEMAEKCKAVGALKREDCRKTVQDNFSQTRMVKDYIDVYKEILQERGR; this comes from the coding sequence ATGAAAATCGCGATTCTATCACCGATTGCGTGGCGTACGCCGCCGCGACATTATGGACCGTGGGAAAGGGTTGTTTCCTTATTGACGGAAGGGCTTGTCCAGGAAGGAATCGATGTGACGCTCTATGCCACAGGAGATTCCCTGACATCTGCGACGCTGCGCAGCGTATGCGAAACGCCGTATGAGGAAAACCGGAAGATTGACGCGAAAGTATGGGAGGCGTTGCATATTGCGTCAATCATGGAACACGCCACTGAATTTGACCTCATTCACAACCATTATGATTTTCTGCCGCTGACTTACAGCGGACTGATCAAAACGCCGCTGCTTACGACGATACACGGCTTTTCTTCGACGAAGATTATGCCGGTCTATGAGCGGTACAATAAAAAGACGCATTATGTTTCAATCAGCGATGCCGACCGCAGTCCGACGCTTGATTATGTACGAACCGTGCACCACGGCATCGATCTGGCGGAATTTGATTTTCAGAAAGAACGCGGCGATTATTTAGTCTACTTCGGCAGAATCCATAAGGATAAGGGAACAAGAGAGGCGATCGAAGTCGCTAAACGGGCGAAGATGAAACTGGTACTTGCCGGCATCGTTCAAGACCATGAATATTATGAGACGCAGGTCAAACCACAGCTGAATGAAGATATTCGCTATATCGGTTCTGTCGGACCGGAGCAACGCAATGAAGTACTGGGCCATGCCTGTGCGCTTCTGCATCCGATTCATTTTGCCGAGCCGTTCGGCCTCAGCGTCGTTGAGGCGATGGCCTGCGGTACGCCGGTACTGGCGTTCAAAAAAGGCTCAATGCCGGAAATTATCCAAAACGGCGTCAATGGCTTTCTCGTCGATAATGTGTCGGAGATGGCGGAAAAGTGCAAAGCGGTCGGCGCGCTGAAACGGGAAGACTGCCGCAAAACAGTGCAAGACAATTTTTCGCAAACGCGCATGGTGAAAGACTATATCGACGTCTATAAAGAAATTCTACAGGAGCGTGGGCGATGA